One Agelaius phoeniceus isolate bAgePho1 chromosome 8, bAgePho1.hap1, whole genome shotgun sequence genomic region harbors:
- the TMEM121 gene encoding transmembrane protein 121, translating into MVLPPPDRRHVCLTTIVIMTSMAFMDAYLVEQNQGPRKIGVCIIVLVGDICFLIVLRYVAVWVGAEVKTAKRGYAMILWFLYIFVLEIKLYFIFQNYKADKKNLETVARKALTLLLSICVPGLYLVLVALDSMEYIRTFRKKEDLRGRLFWVALDLLDILDIQANLWEPHRTGLPIWAEGLMFFYCYILLLILPCVSLSEISMQGEHIAPQKMMLYPVLSLVTINIVTIFIRAINMILFQDSRVSTIFIGKNIIAIATKACTFLEYKRQVKEFPQNAIALELQQNSLSHNQTMHSAQGIPHEPSPTSEILDT; encoded by the coding sequence ATGGTGCTGCCGCCGCCCGACCGGCGCCACGTCTGCCTCACCACCATCGTCATCATGACCAGCATGGCCTTCATGGACGCCTACCTGGTGGAGCAGAACCAGGGGCCCCGCAAGATCGGCGTCTGCATCATCGTGCTGGTGGGGGACATCTGCTTCCTCATTGTGCTGCGCTACGTGGCCGTGTGGGTGGGCGCCGAGGTGAAGACGGCCAAGCGGGGCTACGCCATGATCCTGTGGTTCCTCTACATCTTTGTGCTGGAGATCAAGCTGTATTTCATCTTTCAGAATTACAAAGCGGACAAGAAGAACCTGGAGACGGTGGCCAGGAAAGCTCtgaccctgctgctctccatctgTGTGCCGGGGCTCTACCTGGTGCTGGTGGCCTTGGACAGCATGGAGTACATACGGACCTTTCGGAAGAAAGAGGACCTGCGGGGACGCCTCTTCTGGGTGGCCCTCGACCTGCTGGATATCTTGGACATCCAGGCCAACCTGTGGGAGCCACACAGGACCGGCCTGCCCATCTGGGCAGAGGGGCTCATGTTCTTCTACTGCTACATACTCCTCCTGATCCTGCCTTGCGTGTCCCTCAGTGAGATCAGCATGCAAGGGGAGCACATTGCCCCACAAAAAATGATGCTCTACCCCGTCCTCAGCCTGGTCACCATCAACATCGTCACCATCTTCATCCGGGCCATCAACATGATCTTGTTCCAGGACAGCAGGGTCTCCACCATCTTTATCGGCAAGAACATCATCGCCATCGCCACCAAGGCGTGCACCTTCCTGGAGTACAAGCGGCAGGTGAAGGAGTTCCCGCAGAACGCCATCGCCCTGGAGCTCCAGCAGAACTCCCTCTCGCACAACCAGACCATGCACAGCGCACAGGGCATCCCCCACGAGCCGTCGCCCACCAGTGAGATCCTGGACACATGA